A single window of Salvia splendens isolate huo1 chromosome 8, SspV2, whole genome shotgun sequence DNA harbors:
- the LOC121744741 gene encoding probable pre-mRNA-splicing factor ATP-dependent RNA helicase DEAH9 isoform X2, translating into MGGQWSDDSLHATKAIGCSVASRVAEEMGVKLGEEVGYTIRFEDITDAELTRVKFLTDGVLLREMMDDPLLSKYSVIMVDEAHERSLSTDILLGLLKKIQRRRPELRLIISSATIEAKSMAAFFNSSRRLQGRDVEGQGPKKESAILSVEGRGFNVQTFYVEEPVSDYIRAAVSTILSIHDKEPMGDILVFLTGKDDIDAAMQLLAEDSHHRNQGLIVLPLYSGLPRADQDLVFSPTPRGKRKVIISTNIAETSLTLEGVVYVVDCGFSKQRFYNPITDIENLVVAPISMDSARQRAGRAGRVRPGKCYRLYTEEYYVNEMSSDGVPEIQRSNLVSCVIQLKALGIDNILGFDWPSSPSPEALIRALEVLYSLGVIDDDAKLTSPTGFQIAEIPLDPMVSKMILASNDLGCSEEAITIAAVLSLQSIWYSTRGSEKELDEAKLRFAAAEGDHVTFLNVYRGYVESNKSSSWCHRNHINYHAMKKVDDVRKQLRRIAQRLGISLKSCDHDMQAVRKAVTAGFFSNACRIEAFSHNGAYKTIRGSQEVYIHPSSVLFRVNPKWVIYHSIVSTERQYMRNVITIEPSWLPEAAPHFYHRQQLDPRLHS; encoded by the exons ATGGGCGGACAGTGGTCGGATGATAGCCTGCACGCAACCAAGGCGATTGGCTGTTCAG TCGCTTCAAGAGTTGCTGAAGAGATGGGCGTTAAACTTGGGGAAGAAGTTGGTTACACAATTCGCTTTGAAGATATTACAGACGCT GAACTAACACGTGTAAAATTTCTCACTGATGGAGTCTTGCTAAGGGAAATGATGGACGATCCTCTATTAAGCAAGTATAG TGTTATCATGGTAGATGAAGCTCATGAACGGTCTCTTTCAACTGACATTTTGTTAGGTCTCCTGAAAAAG ATTCAACGGCGTCGGCCTGAGCTTCGCCTCATCATCTCATCTGCTACGATTGAGGCTAAATCAATGGCTGCCTTCTTTAATAGCAG CCGAAGGCTTCAAGGACGAGATGTTGAAGGACAAGGACCGAAGAAAGAGTCTGCTATTCTCTCTGTTGAG GGTAGAGGATTCAATGTGCAAACCTTTTATGTTGAGGAGCCGGTTTCAGATTATATTCGAGCTGCAGTTTCGACCATACTTTCTATTCATGACAAG GAGCCAATGGGAGACATTCTTGTATTTCTTACTGGTAAAGATGATATTGATGCTGCAATGCAGTTGCTTGCGGAAGATTCTCATCACAGAAACCAAG GACTGATTGTTTTACCTCTGTATTCTGGACTGCCGCGTGCTGATCAG GATCTTGTGTTTTCTCCTACTCCTCGCGGGAAGAGAAAAGTGATAATATCGACAAATATAGCAGAGACATCCTTAACGTTGGAG GGCGTTGTCTATGTTGTTGACTGTGGGTTCTCAAAACAACGGTTCTATAATCCT ATAACTGATATTGAAAATCTGGTCGTGGCTCCAATATCAATGGATTCAGCCCGACAACGGGCTGGAAGGGCTGGAAGAGTTAGACCAGGAAAGTGTTACAG GCTCTACACTGAAGAATATTATGTAAATGAGATGTCTTCTGATGGTGTTCCGGAGATACAGCGGTCAAACCTTGTTTCGTGTGTTATTCAG TTAAAAGCATTAGGGATAGACAATATTTTGGGATTCGACTGGCCATCATCACCATCGCCTGAAGCACTGATCAGAGCACTTGAAGTGTTGTATTCTCTTGGAGTTATTGATGACGATGCAAAACTTACATCTCCTACTGGATTCCAAATTGCTGAAATTCCACTA GATCCGATGGTTTCAAAAATGattttagcttcaaatgatCTTGGCTGTTCAGAAGAAGCCATCACTATTGCTGCTGTGTTGTCCTTACAG TCGATCTGGTATTCAACCAGGGGATCAGAAAAGGAATTGGATGAGGCCAAGTTGAGATTTGCTGCTGCTGAG GGAGACCATGTTACCTTCTTAAATGTGTATAGAGGATATGTTGAGTCTAATAAATCCTCGAGTTGGTGTCACAGGAACCACATAAACTACCATGCAATG AAAAAAGTTGACGACGTTCGAAAACAGTTGAGAAGAATAGCACAACGTTTGGGCATATCCCTTAAATCTTGTGACCACGATATGCAG GCTGTGAGGAAGGCAGTTACTGCTGGATTTTTCTCAAATGCTTGTCGCATCGAA GCCTTCAGCCATAATGGCGCATACAAAACTATACGAGGTTCCCAAGAAGTCTATATTCACCCTTCGTCTGTATTATTCAG AGTGAATCCAAAGTGGGTGATCTACCATTCTATTGTCTCGACTGAGCGTCAGTACATGCGCAATGTCATCACTATAGAACCCTCGTGGCTGCCAGAGGCTGCTCCGCACTTCTACCACCGCCAACAGCTTGATCCTAGATTGCATTCCTAA
- the LOC121744434 gene encoding uncharacterized protein LOC121744434, producing the protein MDWFRQITVVYLTKPGVHAEQGFHETASSHRFAVETLHNVRHFLSGQDTTEHPALGTISRMIEEGLQISGEAERMDYRPSQRSAMDVDVPVRQKAKRRTKKKTACGESSSQPVHCSDDDFVEPPPPTSAVRGRHSVSHTGGTGDDIGLSDVPTSPPRSSVQDDIFGVDLENAVVQDTPPSRISRSTSKIGKGIRGLFMRKRRDD; encoded by the exons ATGGATTGGTTTCGGCAGATAACTGTtgtgtatttaaccaaacccggCGTGCATGCTGAACAGGGCTTCCACGAAACGGCATCTTCTCATAGATTCGcg GTGGAGACACTTCACAACGTGCGCCACTTTCTAAGTGGCCAAGATACGACAGAACATCCGGCTTTGGGAACCATTTCGAGGATGattgaagaaggactgcagaTATCCGGAGAGGCTGAGCGGATGGACTACCGTCCTTcgcagcgctctgcaatggacgtggacgtacccgtaaggcaaaaggcaaaacggcgaaccaaaaagaaaaccgcctgcggagagtcgtcatctcagCCCGTACACTgctccgatgacgattttgtgGAACCACCTCCACCTACATCTGCAGTTCGAGGccgtcattctgtcagccacaccgGTGGTACCGGCGACGACattggcctcagtgatgtccccacttctccaccgcggtcgtctgtgcaAGATGACATTTTTGGGGTGGATCTAGAGAacgctgttgttcaagatactcctccctcaaggATCTCTAGATCTACATCCAAAattgggaaggggatacggggtttgtttatgcggaaacggcgaGATGATTAA
- the LOC121744742 gene encoding sodium/calcium exchanger NCL2-like isoform X1, with protein MGKMSIICVVAVVVVVSMQVSVGDSRLIRGVGLGATETCEPTYGFLPCSSNAWGLLFLVIVFEILITLGSQYVGDGSDLFFQTIGPGILGASVFQFLGTIPQIVMVLATVLSGSKEAAQERATLGMGLVAGSTVLILTFIWGVSIILASYDLSEAPTLDKSGSQKTTPQGYGIVTDAETSYTARIMLIPLLPFLILLLAQAFSSSSVKRVFLLIALIVSVLLLFGFILYQAFQPWIQSRRFEYLMSKYAKDKLLRLLSRNGMPDTRKIQDLFNQIDKDRSTSVSAAELRVLLLGVRLDEDDLSTDRDVENVLESFDTTGDGRINQEEFIAGMTKLLDDLAEERRNRIKGSRATNSQVSDPSQQGLLVNSNSSNVSKSQSSQTTWLNYLQALSLVILGIALMSAFAEPLITSVVGFATAAYLPNFSVSYLAIPLATNYRVAVQAFASSGNKSQNSISLTLSTLYTTVYMNNVVSLIVFLAPVYALNLSVDVFAEVLVVITMNTVMTALTGFRTSFPSWLGYVVVMLYPVSLALTYVLTYVLGWP; from the exons ATGGGGAAGATGAGCATAATCTGTGTGGTGGCTGTGGTTGTAGTTGTGAGCATGCAGGTGAGTGTGGGGGATAGCCGTTTGATAAGGGGGGTGGGTTTGGGTGCGACGGAGACTTGTGAGCCGACGTATGGGTTCTTGCCATGCTCGAGCAATGCCTGGGGGCTGCTCTTCCTGGTCATCGTCTTCGAAATCCTGATAACCTTGGGCAGCCAATACGTGGGCGATGGATCGGACCTCTTCTTCCAAACAATCGGACCGGGCATACTTGGCGCCAGTGTGTTTCAGTTTCTTGGCACAATCCCTCAGATTGTCATGGTTCTTG CAACGGTGCTTTCGGGAAGCAAAGAGGCTGCTCAAGAAAGGGCCACTCTTGGGATGGGATTGGTTGCTGGATCAACGGTTTTGATTCTGACTTTCATATGGGGCGTTTCCATTATCCTTGCTAGCTATGATCTCTCAGAAGCTCCCACTCTTGACAAATCTGGAAGCCAGAAAACCACACCTCAAG GTTATGGCATTGTTACGGACGCCGAAACAAGCTACACTGCACGCATAATGCTGATACCCTTGCTTCCATTTCTCATCCTTCTGCTAGCACAGGCCTTCAGTTCATCATCAGTGAAGAGAGTGTTTCTTCTCATTGCACTCATTGTCTCAGTTTTGTTgcttttcggcttcattttgtATCAGGCATTCCAGCCTTGGATTCAGTCTCGTAGATTCGAGTACTTGATGAGCAAATATGCAAAGGACAAGCTGCTCAGACTCTTGTCCAGAAACGGCATGCCTGATACTCGGAAAATACAAGA CCTGTTTAACCAAATCGACAAGGACAGAAGCACGTCTGTATCAGCAGCAGAACTCAGAGTGCTTCTCTTGGGTGTGAGGCTGGATGAAGATGACTTGAGCACAGACAGGGACGTTGAAAATGTTTTGGAGTCTTTTGATACCACTGGAGATGGACGTATCAACCAGGAAGAGTTCATCGCAGGCATGACCAAATTACTCGATGATCTGGCTGAGGAGAGGCGAAACCGCATCAAAGGAAGTAGAGCCACCAATTCTCAG GTAAGTGATCCATCACAACAGGGCTTGTTAGTTAACAGCAACAGCTCGAATGTAAGCAAAAGCCAAAGTTCTCAAACCACTTGGCTGAACTATCTGCAAGCTCTTTCCTTAGTGATTCTTGGGATTGCGTTGATGTCTGCTTTCGCAGAGCCACTGATCACCAGTGTCGTGGGTTTCGCCACAGCAGCATATCTGCCTAATTTCTCTGTCTCATACTTGGCAATACCCTTAGCTACGAATTACCGAGTTGCAGTTCAAGCATTTGCTTCATCCGGAAACAAGTCACAGAACTCCATTTCTTTGACACTCTCTACA CTTTACACTACCGTGTACATGAACAACGTGGTGAGCTTGATTGTGTTCCTTGCACCAGTTTATGCTCTGAATCTGTCCGTAGATGTCTTTGCAGAAGTTCTGGTAGTTATCACGATGAACACTGTGATGACGGCTCTGACAGGCTTCCGCACCTCATTCCCTAGCTGGTTGGGTTATGTCGTTGTGATGCTATACCCGGTTTCTCTGGCATTAACCTATGTTCTTACTTATGTTCTAGGATGGCCTTAG
- the LOC121744741 gene encoding probable pre-mRNA-splicing factor ATP-dependent RNA helicase DEAH9 isoform X1, with protein MSTFWKPGTEKPRFVEDEEGGVLFYTSASSSSSGHGYASVERQRQRLPVYKNRTAILYLVETHATTIVVGETGSGKTTQIPQFLKEAGWADSGRMIACTQPRRLAVQSVASRVAEEMGVKLGEEVGYTIRFEDITDAELTRVKFLTDGVLLREMMDDPLLSKYSVIMVDEAHERSLSTDILLGLLKKIQRRRPELRLIISSATIEAKSMAAFFNSSRRLQGRDVEGQGPKKESAILSVEGRGFNVQTFYVEEPVSDYIRAAVSTILSIHDKEPMGDILVFLTGKDDIDAAMQLLAEDSHHRNQGLIVLPLYSGLPRADQDLVFSPTPRGKRKVIISTNIAETSLTLEGVVYVVDCGFSKQRFYNPITDIENLVVAPISMDSARQRAGRAGRVRPGKCYRLYTEEYYVNEMSSDGVPEIQRSNLVSCVIQLKALGIDNILGFDWPSSPSPEALIRALEVLYSLGVIDDDAKLTSPTGFQIAEIPLDPMVSKMILASNDLGCSEEAITIAAVLSLQSIWYSTRGSEKELDEAKLRFAAAEGDHVTFLNVYRGYVESNKSSSWCHRNHINYHAMKKVDDVRKQLRRIAQRLGISLKSCDHDMQAVRKAVTAGFFSNACRIEAFSHNGAYKTIRGSQEVYIHPSSVLFRVNPKWVIYHSIVSTERQYMRNVITIEPSWLPEAAPHFYHRQQLDPRLHS; from the exons ATGTCAACATTCTGGAAGCCGGGAACTGAGAAACCTCGATTCGTCGAGGATGAAGAAGGCGGCGTTTTGTTCTACACCTCCGCTTCATCTTCTTCGTCAGG GCATGGGTACGCGAGTGTGGAGCGACAGAGGCAGAGGCTCCCAGTTTACAAGAACAGGACTGCCATTTTGTATTTAGTGGAGACGCACGCCACCACAATCGTCGTCGGAGAAACTGGCAGTGGAAAAACTACTCAAATCCCTCAG TTCTTGAAAGAAGCTGGATGGGCGGACAGTGGTCGGATGATAGCCTGCACGCAACCAAGGCGATTGGCTGTTCAG TCAGTCGCTTCAAGAGTTGCTGAAGAGATGGGCGTTAAACTTGGGGAAGAAGTTGGTTACACAATTCGCTTTGAAGATATTACAGACGCT GAACTAACACGTGTAAAATTTCTCACTGATGGAGTCTTGCTAAGGGAAATGATGGACGATCCTCTATTAAGCAAGTATAG TGTTATCATGGTAGATGAAGCTCATGAACGGTCTCTTTCAACTGACATTTTGTTAGGTCTCCTGAAAAAG ATTCAACGGCGTCGGCCTGAGCTTCGCCTCATCATCTCATCTGCTACGATTGAGGCTAAATCAATGGCTGCCTTCTTTAATAGCAG CCGAAGGCTTCAAGGACGAGATGTTGAAGGACAAGGACCGAAGAAAGAGTCTGCTATTCTCTCTGTTGAG GGTAGAGGATTCAATGTGCAAACCTTTTATGTTGAGGAGCCGGTTTCAGATTATATTCGAGCTGCAGTTTCGACCATACTTTCTATTCATGACAAG GAGCCAATGGGAGACATTCTTGTATTTCTTACTGGTAAAGATGATATTGATGCTGCAATGCAGTTGCTTGCGGAAGATTCTCATCACAGAAACCAAG GACTGATTGTTTTACCTCTGTATTCTGGACTGCCGCGTGCTGATCAG GATCTTGTGTTTTCTCCTACTCCTCGCGGGAAGAGAAAAGTGATAATATCGACAAATATAGCAGAGACATCCTTAACGTTGGAG GGCGTTGTCTATGTTGTTGACTGTGGGTTCTCAAAACAACGGTTCTATAATCCT ATAACTGATATTGAAAATCTGGTCGTGGCTCCAATATCAATGGATTCAGCCCGACAACGGGCTGGAAGGGCTGGAAGAGTTAGACCAGGAAAGTGTTACAG GCTCTACACTGAAGAATATTATGTAAATGAGATGTCTTCTGATGGTGTTCCGGAGATACAGCGGTCAAACCTTGTTTCGTGTGTTATTCAG TTAAAAGCATTAGGGATAGACAATATTTTGGGATTCGACTGGCCATCATCACCATCGCCTGAAGCACTGATCAGAGCACTTGAAGTGTTGTATTCTCTTGGAGTTATTGATGACGATGCAAAACTTACATCTCCTACTGGATTCCAAATTGCTGAAATTCCACTA GATCCGATGGTTTCAAAAATGattttagcttcaaatgatCTTGGCTGTTCAGAAGAAGCCATCACTATTGCTGCTGTGTTGTCCTTACAG TCGATCTGGTATTCAACCAGGGGATCAGAAAAGGAATTGGATGAGGCCAAGTTGAGATTTGCTGCTGCTGAG GGAGACCATGTTACCTTCTTAAATGTGTATAGAGGATATGTTGAGTCTAATAAATCCTCGAGTTGGTGTCACAGGAACCACATAAACTACCATGCAATG AAAAAAGTTGACGACGTTCGAAAACAGTTGAGAAGAATAGCACAACGTTTGGGCATATCCCTTAAATCTTGTGACCACGATATGCAG GCTGTGAGGAAGGCAGTTACTGCTGGATTTTTCTCAAATGCTTGTCGCATCGAA GCCTTCAGCCATAATGGCGCATACAAAACTATACGAGGTTCCCAAGAAGTCTATATTCACCCTTCGTCTGTATTATTCAG AGTGAATCCAAAGTGGGTGATCTACCATTCTATTGTCTCGACTGAGCGTCAGTACATGCGCAATGTCATCACTATAGAACCCTCGTGGCTGCCAGAGGCTGCTCCGCACTTCTACCACCGCCAACAGCTTGATCCTAGATTGCATTCCTAA
- the LOC121744742 gene encoding sodium/calcium exchanger NCL2-like isoform X2, with amino-acid sequence MGKMSIICVVAVVVVVSMQVSVGDSRLIRGVGLGATETCEPTYGFLPCSSNAWGLLFLVIVFEILITLGSQYVGDGSDLFFQTIGPGILGASVFQFLGTIPQIVMVLATVLSGSKEAAQERATLGMGLVAGSTVLILTFIWGVSIILASYDLSEAPTLDKSGSQKTTPQGYGIVTDAETSYTARIMLIPLLPFLILLLAQAFSSSSVKRVFLLIALIVSVLLLFGFILYQAFQPWIQSRRFEYLMSKYAKDKLLRLLSRNGMPDTRKIQDLFNQIDKDRSTSVSAAELRVLLLGVRLDEDDLSTDRDVENVLESFDTTGDGRINQEEFIAGMTKLLDDLAEERRNRIKGSRATNSQVSDPSQQGLLVNSNSSNSH; translated from the exons ATGGGGAAGATGAGCATAATCTGTGTGGTGGCTGTGGTTGTAGTTGTGAGCATGCAGGTGAGTGTGGGGGATAGCCGTTTGATAAGGGGGGTGGGTTTGGGTGCGACGGAGACTTGTGAGCCGACGTATGGGTTCTTGCCATGCTCGAGCAATGCCTGGGGGCTGCTCTTCCTGGTCATCGTCTTCGAAATCCTGATAACCTTGGGCAGCCAATACGTGGGCGATGGATCGGACCTCTTCTTCCAAACAATCGGACCGGGCATACTTGGCGCCAGTGTGTTTCAGTTTCTTGGCACAATCCCTCAGATTGTCATGGTTCTTG CAACGGTGCTTTCGGGAAGCAAAGAGGCTGCTCAAGAAAGGGCCACTCTTGGGATGGGATTGGTTGCTGGATCAACGGTTTTGATTCTGACTTTCATATGGGGCGTTTCCATTATCCTTGCTAGCTATGATCTCTCAGAAGCTCCCACTCTTGACAAATCTGGAAGCCAGAAAACCACACCTCAAG GTTATGGCATTGTTACGGACGCCGAAACAAGCTACACTGCACGCATAATGCTGATACCCTTGCTTCCATTTCTCATCCTTCTGCTAGCACAGGCCTTCAGTTCATCATCAGTGAAGAGAGTGTTTCTTCTCATTGCACTCATTGTCTCAGTTTTGTTgcttttcggcttcattttgtATCAGGCATTCCAGCCTTGGATTCAGTCTCGTAGATTCGAGTACTTGATGAGCAAATATGCAAAGGACAAGCTGCTCAGACTCTTGTCCAGAAACGGCATGCCTGATACTCGGAAAATACAAGA CCTGTTTAACCAAATCGACAAGGACAGAAGCACGTCTGTATCAGCAGCAGAACTCAGAGTGCTTCTCTTGGGTGTGAGGCTGGATGAAGATGACTTGAGCACAGACAGGGACGTTGAAAATGTTTTGGAGTCTTTTGATACCACTGGAGATGGACGTATCAACCAGGAAGAGTTCATCGCAGGCATGACCAAATTACTCGATGATCTGGCTGAGGAGAGGCGAAACCGCATCAAAGGAAGTAGAGCCACCAATTCTCAG GTAAGTGATCCATCACAACAGGGCTTGTTAGTTAACAGCAACAGCTCGAAT AGCCACTGA